One Tindallia magadiensis genomic region harbors:
- a CDS encoding GerMN domain-containing protein yields the protein MRKIISSFLLILALAFVGAGLPLYMDSIDLELDLSSDAPDVDKEVDLHYSLEHQELSASEHLIEFTIDLSDVSEDLHPTSSGLLEISLLQNDQKVRDVSDESFQADIQIDQHENPHALSGSIHLFPEAFQAPDGDYRLQVRFLSADSSDLIPPKEIPLSFSSIKMYSSAVWDAPPNTTALTLYFPEEEHEHLIPITRFVPRTNTTLRETVTQLEQGPADHLGLALGSPIPRVPRIHLSAGVTSLYLTSPSEPYSVDPSIARTAAYSLIESLGSINEVREIQFYFDNQIIAEGFKGLNTSERFYPSQGISYFPAFVGTEGRALLFPVYTDQADIALLLENLKYHNQHDFYHHRVQPTIPHFVELLNHEILEDRLVLNFNPAFEEYITQHPVHGKMMMDSILLTVGSLPEINFVEFLTEGEPVHWPADMNLESPLPIPPYVNPEN from the coding sequence ATGCGAAAAATTATATCATCATTCTTGCTTATTCTTGCACTTGCCTTTGTTGGGGCTGGATTGCCTCTTTATATGGATAGTATCGATTTGGAGCTAGACTTATCTTCTGATGCTCCAGATGTAGATAAAGAAGTAGATCTTCATTATTCTTTGGAACATCAGGAATTAAGTGCCTCTGAGCATCTTATTGAATTCACGATTGATTTAAGCGATGTATCGGAAGATCTCCATCCTACTTCTTCTGGTTTATTAGAGATCTCTTTATTACAAAATGACCAGAAAGTAAGGGATGTTTCGGATGAATCCTTCCAAGCTGATATCCAGATAGACCAGCATGAAAATCCCCATGCTTTGTCTGGATCGATCCATTTGTTTCCTGAGGCTTTTCAAGCACCTGATGGGGATTATAGGCTGCAAGTTCGGTTTTTGTCAGCGGATTCCAGTGATTTGATACCACCAAAAGAAATTCCTTTATCCTTTTCTTCTATCAAAATGTATTCATCAGCTGTATGGGATGCACCGCCTAATACAACGGCTTTAACACTTTATTTTCCAGAAGAAGAGCATGAGCACCTTATTCCTATCACACGATTTGTTCCAAGAACCAATACGACTTTAAGAGAAACTGTCACTCAGTTGGAACAGGGCCCTGCTGATCATCTTGGTTTAGCACTTGGCTCACCTATCCCAAGAGTGCCTCGTATCCATCTTTCTGCCGGTGTCACCAGCCTGTATCTTACTAGTCCATCAGAACCATATAGTGTAGATCCTTCCATTGCTCGAACAGCCGCTTACAGCCTAATAGAATCCTTAGGCTCTATTAATGAAGTTCGCGAAATTCAGTTTTACTTTGATAATCAGATCATCGCCGAAGGATTCAAAGGATTAAATACGAGCGAAAGGTTTTATCCTTCTCAAGGGATTTCTTATTTCCCTGCTTTTGTAGGAACGGAGGGAAGGGCTTTGCTATTCCCTGTATACACGGATCAGGCGGATATTGCTCTTTTGTTAGAGAATTTGAAATACCACAATCAGCATGATTTCTATCATCACCGTGTTCAGCCAACGATACCGCATTTTGTTGAGTTATTGAATCATGAAATCTTAGAAGATCGATTAGTACTGAATTTCAATCCTGCCTTCGAGGAATATATCACGCAACATCCTGTTCATGGAAAGATGATGATGGATAGCATCTTATTAACAGTAGGATCTTTACCGGAAATTAATTTTGTGGAATTTCTAACGGAAGGTGAACCGGTTCATTGGCCAGCTGACATGAATCTAGAGTCGCCACTGCCAATTCCTCCATATGTTAATCCGGAAAACTAG
- the pyk gene encoding pyruvate kinase, which produces MKKTKIVCTIGPASERKDVFEALVNSGLNVARLNFSHGTHQEHQARIDVIKEVRREIRKPIAILLDTKGPEIRTGSFQEPSVQLEEGQEYILTTREVEGTKEICSVSYKALAQDVKPGDTILIDDGLVSLQVKEIKDQTDIYCRVENAGEVKNHKGVNVPGVKINLPAITDKDKADIEFGIKNGIDFIAASFVRKASDVLAIREILEENNAEKIKIISKIENQEGIDNLAEIIEASDGIMVARGDLGVEIPTEEIPLAQKDMIRRCNRVGKPVITATQMLDSMIRNPRPTRAEATDVANAILDGTDAIMLSGETAAGKYPVEAVQMMTQIAMRTEASINYRDVMRQKANDKETSMTDAISDATTHIAMDLDAAAIITATSSGHTARMVSKFRPSQMVIAATTDRQVTRQLALSWGTYAVLTDYLESTDDIIDTSIAKALECNLIERGDLVVITAGVPVGIAGTTNLIKAHIVGEVIVNGTGIGSESYTGTVKILTEDPSTWEKLQEGDVLVSEFTDAEMVPVMEKAGALIVEAGGLTSHAAVIGLNIHTPTVVGAHDATKTLKDGDVVTVDTARGQIYSGRTRVL; this is translated from the coding sequence ATGAAAAAAACCAAAATTGTATGTACGATTGGACCAGCCAGTGAAAGAAAAGATGTTTTTGAAGCATTGGTCAATAGTGGTTTAAATGTGGCTCGTTTGAACTTTTCTCATGGAACGCATCAGGAGCATCAAGCTCGAATCGATGTGATTAAAGAAGTTCGGCGTGAAATAAGAAAACCTATTGCAATCCTTTTGGATACAAAAGGACCGGAAATTCGTACGGGAAGCTTTCAAGAACCATCCGTTCAATTGGAAGAAGGACAAGAATATATTCTAACTACCAGAGAAGTTGAAGGAACAAAAGAAATATGCAGCGTTAGCTACAAAGCGTTAGCACAGGATGTAAAGCCTGGTGATACAATTTTGATTGATGACGGACTAGTTTCCCTGCAGGTAAAAGAAATCAAAGATCAGACCGATATTTACTGTCGAGTGGAAAATGCAGGAGAAGTTAAAAATCATAAAGGTGTTAATGTGCCGGGTGTTAAGATAAACTTACCAGCCATTACGGATAAAGATAAAGCAGATATAGAATTTGGTATTAAAAATGGAATCGACTTTATTGCAGCTTCTTTTGTTAGGAAAGCAAGTGATGTGCTGGCTATCAGAGAAATATTAGAAGAAAACAATGCTGAAAAGATCAAAATCATATCTAAAATAGAAAACCAGGAAGGGATAGACAACCTGGCTGAAATCATAGAAGCCAGTGATGGCATTATGGTGGCAAGAGGTGATTTAGGAGTAGAAATACCGACAGAAGAAATACCGCTAGCACAAAAAGACATGATTCGAAGATGTAATCGTGTTGGAAAGCCAGTGATCACAGCAACACAAATGCTGGATTCTATGATACGAAATCCAAGACCTACTAGAGCAGAAGCAACAGACGTAGCAAATGCCATTTTAGATGGAACAGATGCCATTATGCTTTCTGGGGAAACGGCAGCAGGTAAATACCCTGTAGAAGCTGTTCAAATGATGACTCAGATTGCTATGCGTACGGAAGCTTCCATTAACTATCGTGACGTAATGAGACAAAAAGCGAATGATAAAGAAACCAGTATGACAGATGCTATTAGTGATGCTACTACCCATATAGCAATGGATTTAGATGCGGCCGCTATTATTACAGCCACCTCATCTGGTCATACGGCCCGAATGGTATCAAAGTTCAGACCCTCTCAAATGGTGATTGCAGCAACAACAGATCGTCAGGTGACACGGCAGCTGGCCCTAAGCTGGGGTACCTATGCTGTTTTAACAGATTACCTTGAGTCTACAGATGATATCATAGACACTTCAATAGCAAAAGCCTTAGAATGCAATTTGATTGAAAGAGGAGACCTGGTAGTGATTACGGCTGGTGTACCCGTAGGCATTGCAGGTACAACAAACCTTATTAAAGCCCATATCGTAGGAGAAGTCATCGTAAACGGAACAGGGATTGGTAGTGAGAGCTATACAGGTACTGTAAAAATCCTGACAGAAGATCCATCAACTTGGGAAAAACTTCAAGAAGGAGATGTGCTGGTAAGTGAGTTTACAGATGCGGAAATGGTTCCTGTCATGGAAAAAGCAGGTGCATTAATCGTGGAGGCCGGTGGTTTGACAAGTCATGCGGCTGTTATTGGGCTCAATATTCATACACCAACAGTCGTTGGTGCTCATGACGCTACAAAAACCCTAAAAGATGGCGATGTAGTGACGGTTGACACAGCTCGTGGGCAAATATATAGTGGGAGAACTAGGGTTCTGTAA
- the pfkA gene encoding 6-phosphofructokinase has translation MKTIGVLTSGGDAPGMNAAIRAVVRNGIYNNCKVYGIEQGYEGLINARLKEMTLSSVADIIHRGGTFLRTARSEEFRTENGLKKAKNVLDVFGIEGLVVIGGDGSIAGAQRLNENGITAIGVPGTIDNDLEYTDHSIGFDTAINTVVEAISKIRDTSSSHGRVNIVEVMGRHCGDIALYCGLAGGAESIILPEIPNSVDSVCQKIIRGKNRGKLHSLILMAEGAGSAVEIAKEIEEKTSMETRATILGHIQRGGNPTAFDRILASKLGAKAVDLILEGKKGLTVGMKCNEIVAIEIEKALAMKKKLDMETYDLAGILSI, from the coding sequence ATGAAAACCATAGGAGTACTTACCAGCGGTGGAGATGCACCAGGAATGAATGCGGCTATTCGTGCGGTTGTTCGAAATGGAATTTACAATAATTGTAAAGTATACGGAATCGAGCAAGGTTATGAAGGGTTGATCAATGCTCGGTTGAAAGAAATGACTCTTTCCTCAGTAGCGGACATTATTCATCGAGGCGGCACTTTTTTGAGGACCGCGCGTTCGGAAGAGTTTAGAACAGAAAACGGGTTGAAAAAAGCCAAAAATGTGTTGGATGTTTTTGGTATAGAAGGGTTAGTCGTTATAGGCGGAGATGGATCAATTGCTGGAGCACAAAGGCTAAATGAAAACGGCATAACGGCTATTGGTGTGCCGGGTACTATTGATAATGACTTGGAGTATACGGATCACAGCATTGGTTTTGATACAGCCATTAACACTGTGGTGGAAGCTATTAGTAAAATAAGAGATACCTCCAGTTCTCATGGCCGGGTAAATATAGTTGAAGTGATGGGAAGGCATTGTGGAGATATTGCGTTATACTGCGGCTTGGCAGGAGGAGCGGAAAGTATTATTTTACCAGAAATACCCAACAGCGTTGATAGTGTTTGTCAAAAGATTATTCGCGGAAAGAATCGTGGAAAGCTGCATAGTTTGATTCTGATGGCAGAAGGTGCTGGCAGTGCGGTTGAAATAGCAAAAGAAATTGAAGAAAAAACCAGCATGGAGACCCGCGCAACGATTCTAGGGCATATTCAACGCGGAGGGAACCCTACGGCATTTGATAGGATCCTGGCAAGCAAGTTGGGGGCAAAAGCAGTGGATCTTATTTTAGAAGGTAAGAAAGGGCTTACAGTGGGTATGAAGTGTAATGAAATAGTAGCCATCGAAATAGAAAAAGCACTTGCCATGAAAAAGAAGCTGGATATGGAAACTTATGATTTGGCAGGTATTTTGTCTATCTAG
- a CDS encoding DNA polymerase III subunit alpha, translated as MFAHLHLHTEYSLLDGFTTIRELMDRVNELDMKAVAITDHGTMFGVVDFYREAKKRNIHPVIGCEVYTAARRLEDKDPAQDKEQGHLVLLAKNNEGYQNLMKIVSYGYLKGFYYKPRIDYELLKKHSEGLICLSACLAGDIQQLLLSQQYEKAKELAVFLKNLFGEDHFYLELQDHGLEEQKIVNQEIIRLSHDTNIPLVATNDVHYIRKEDAEAHDILLCIQTGKNQDDEARMRFPNDNFYLKSYDEMASIFSEIPEAIENTVKIAERCQVEFDFDTIHLPEYKPPEGIELDEYLKKICWEGLYERYDDPDEVICERLKHELNTIRNMGYTEYFLIVWDFIRFAKEKGIPVGPGRGSAAGSLVSYALGITDVDPLKYGLIFERFLNPERVSMPDIDIDFCYERREEVIQYVIEKYGEDKVAQIITFGTMAARAAIRDVGRVINMAYAEVDQIAKMIPMAIGMTIDKALEQNTQLKQLTKENKRAAYLIKMARKLEGMPRHASTHAAGVVISRESLEEYVPLYMHEDSITTQFPMGTLEELGLLKMDFLGLRTLTVIQDALANISLSGGEPPDFSRMDFDDQQVYDLISRGETLGVFQLESAGMIQFMKELKPSGFEDIIAGISLFRPGPMDSIPKYIRNKKNPEAVQYIHESMEPILDVTYGCLVYQEQVMQVVRDLAGYSYGRSDLVRRAMSKKKMDVMEEERKNFIYGKKRDDGTTEIDGCISRGIPEKAANQIYDEMIDFANYAFNKSHAAAYAVLAYQTAYLKAHYPLEFMAALMTSVMGNSAKIAEYMQDCKRMKIEVLPPDVNQSLSYFSVNGKNIRFGMSAIKNVGKQMIQQMVQLRNKEGAFRGFSDFCEKLHSRDLNKRALESLIKAGAFDSFGYARAQLIAVYEQVMGSASKRKKENLEGQLNLFNLDLADHNEPMAENYPSVEEFALPIKLSMEKEVLGLYLSGHPLSEHQDILENYMTASTADFIKMVEDPMTTPLKDRQNIIIGGMILSRSMKTTKNNQMMAIIQLEDLYGTVECIVFPKVLDQCLSLVQEDEIVVIDGILDCRDEEAPKVLVNQLAPLAKATEWKGKAFQNKNNNQPKQPVSHRKKSEEPLLWIKVKDTNQLTLIEQVKPLLKEYHGDIPVVVYIENTKKRFRAESALWVKQDAYLIKMLRRVFGEQSVKMTGT; from the coding sequence ATGTTTGCACACCTTCATTTGCATACGGAATACAGCCTTCTGGATGGATTTACAACGATTCGTGAGTTGATGGACAGAGTTAATGAGTTAGATATGAAGGCTGTTGCCATTACAGATCACGGCACCATGTTTGGTGTCGTTGATTTTTATAGAGAGGCTAAAAAAAGAAATATTCATCCGGTAATTGGTTGTGAAGTGTATACCGCAGCAAGAAGATTGGAAGATAAAGACCCTGCTCAGGATAAAGAACAGGGTCATTTAGTATTGCTGGCTAAAAATAATGAAGGCTATCAAAATTTGATGAAAATCGTTTCTTATGGATATCTAAAAGGATTTTATTACAAACCAAGAATTGATTATGAATTACTGAAGAAGCATTCGGAAGGTCTAATTTGTTTAAGTGCCTGCCTGGCAGGTGACATTCAGCAGTTGCTTTTATCGCAACAATATGAAAAAGCTAAAGAATTGGCTGTTTTTTTGAAGAATCTTTTTGGAGAAGACCATTTTTATCTAGAGCTTCAAGATCATGGCCTGGAAGAACAAAAAATCGTTAATCAAGAAATCATTCGGTTAAGTCATGATACAAACATACCATTAGTCGCTACCAATGATGTACATTATATTCGTAAAGAAGATGCAGAAGCTCACGATATACTGTTGTGCATCCAAACGGGAAAAAACCAAGATGATGAAGCTAGGATGAGATTTCCTAACGATAACTTTTACCTTAAATCCTATGATGAGATGGCGTCTATATTTTCTGAAATACCAGAAGCTATTGAAAATACAGTTAAAATTGCTGAAAGATGCCAAGTAGAATTTGATTTCGACACCATTCATTTGCCTGAATATAAACCTCCTGAGGGCATTGAACTGGATGAATATTTGAAGAAAATATGCTGGGAAGGCTTATACGAACGATATGACGACCCGGATGAAGTTATTTGTGAGCGGTTAAAACATGAGCTAAACACTATTCGCAATATGGGATATACGGAATATTTTTTAATTGTCTGGGATTTTATCCGATTTGCTAAAGAAAAAGGAATTCCCGTTGGTCCGGGAAGAGGAAGTGCTGCAGGAAGTCTTGTATCTTATGCGTTAGGCATTACAGATGTGGACCCTCTTAAGTACGGATTAATATTTGAAAGGTTCTTAAATCCGGAAAGAGTATCCATGCCAGATATCGATATTGACTTTTGCTATGAACGAAGAGAAGAAGTCATTCAATACGTCATTGAAAAATATGGAGAAGATAAAGTTGCACAAATCATAACTTTTGGAACAATGGCTGCCAGAGCAGCTATCAGGGATGTAGGAAGGGTTATTAATATGGCTTACGCAGAGGTGGATCAGATTGCTAAAATGATCCCAATGGCCATAGGCATGACCATTGATAAAGCACTGGAACAAAATACACAATTAAAGCAGTTAACGAAAGAAAATAAAAGAGCTGCTTACTTAATTAAAATGGCAAGAAAACTTGAGGGAATGCCTAGACATGCTTCTACCCATGCGGCTGGTGTGGTTATTTCCAGAGAATCTCTGGAAGAATATGTACCTCTCTATATGCATGAAGACAGTATCACTACCCAGTTTCCTATGGGGACTTTAGAAGAATTAGGGCTGTTAAAAATGGATTTTCTTGGCCTTAGAACCCTGACGGTTATTCAGGATGCCCTGGCCAATATTTCTCTTAGTGGTGGAGAACCACCGGATTTTAGCCGTATGGATTTTGATGACCAGCAGGTATATGATTTAATCAGTCGAGGGGAAACCTTGGGCGTGTTTCAACTGGAAAGTGCTGGAATGATTCAGTTTATGAAAGAGTTAAAACCATCAGGATTTGAAGATATTATTGCTGGTATCTCTTTGTTCAGACCAGGGCCGATGGACTCCATTCCTAAATATATCCGTAATAAGAAAAACCCAGAAGCAGTCCAGTACATCCATGAATCAATGGAACCTATCCTGGATGTTACCTATGGGTGTCTGGTTTATCAAGAGCAGGTCATGCAGGTAGTCCGGGATCTGGCTGGTTACAGCTATGGGAGAAGCGACCTGGTTCGCCGGGCAATGAGTAAAAAGAAAATGGATGTGATGGAAGAAGAACGGAAAAACTTCATATATGGTAAAAAAAGGGATGATGGAACCACGGAGATTGATGGCTGTATTTCAAGAGGAATACCGGAAAAAGCAGCGAATCAGATCTATGATGAAATGATCGATTTTGCTAACTATGCGTTCAATAAATCTCATGCTGCCGCCTATGCTGTCTTAGCCTATCAAACAGCTTACTTGAAAGCTCATTATCCGCTGGAATTCATGGCAGCATTAATGACAAGTGTTATGGGGAACTCAGCTAAAATTGCGGAATATATGCAGGATTGTAAACGAATGAAAATTGAAGTTTTACCACCGGATGTTAATCAAAGCCTGTCCTATTTTTCGGTGAATGGGAAAAACATAAGATTTGGTATGTCTGCCATCAAAAATGTGGGTAAGCAAATGATTCAACAAATGGTTCAACTAAGAAATAAAGAAGGAGCCTTTCGAGGATTCTCCGACTTTTGTGAAAAGCTGCATTCGCGAGACTTAAATAAGCGAGCCCTTGAAAGCCTTATTAAAGCAGGTGCTTTTGACAGTTTTGGTTATGCCCGTGCCCAGCTAATAGCCGTGTATGAACAAGTAATGGGAAGTGCATCAAAAAGAAAAAAAGAAAATTTAGAAGGACAGCTTAACTTGTTTAATCTCGACCTGGCAGATCATAATGAACCTATGGCTGAAAACTACCCTTCGGTTGAAGAATTTGCTTTACCAATAAAACTTAGCATGGAAAAAGAAGTATTGGGATTGTATCTCAGTGGACACCCTTTATCAGAGCATCAGGATATTTTGGAAAATTACATGACAGCCAGCACAGCCGATTTTATTAAAATGGTGGAAGATCCTATGACGACTCCTTTAAAAGACCGTCAAAATATTATTATTGGTGGGATGATATTATCACGCAGCATGAAAACCACCAAAAACAATCAAATGATGGCGATTATTCAGCTGGAAGATCTTTATGGTACGGTAGAGTGCATTGTCTTTCCGAAAGTTCTTGATCAATGCCTTTCATTAGTACAGGAAGACGAAATTGTTGTTATAGATGGTATTTTAGATTGCCGGGATGAGGAAGCTCCAAAGGTGTTGGTTAACCAATTGGCACCTTTAGCCAAAGCGACGGAATGGAAAGGGAAAGCTTTCCAAAATAAAAATAACAATCAACCAAAACAACCAGTGAGCCATAGAAAAAAAAGCGAAGAACCTTTGCTATGGATTAAGGTGAAAGATACAAATCAACTTACCCTCATCGAACAAGTGAAACCGCTGCTTAAAGAATATCATGGAGATATACCCGTAGTGGTTTATATTGAGAATACAAAAAAGAGATTTCGAGCAGAGTCAGCCTTATGGGTAAAACAAGATGCTTATCTTATCAAAATGCTTCGCCGGGTTTTTGGAGAACAATCTGTAAAAATGACTGGAACATAG